GACATCCAGCCGATGGGCCCTGCACTGCCCCGGCTCCAGATACCCCGTGTTGAAGGCGTCCATCGGGAAGTCCGGCCCGGGCGTCGGAACGTCCGGGACGTAGGTGATGGTGGTGTCCGCGGAGAGCACCAGCTGCACCTCGGTGCCGCCGCCCATGGTGCCCTGGTTGCACACCGTCACCGTGGCCGGGAAGTAGTAGGCCGGCATCACGCTCTTGGGGACGCTCACCGACTGGACCACGAAGTCCGGAGCGATTCCCACGCCGATGAGGGCTCCTGCGCGCGTGTTGTTGGCCTCGTTGGCCTCCACCGTGCTGTTGAGGGGGTCGGCGATGGCGCCCGTGTACCAGGCCCCCTCGGGCACCGAGACGTTCGTGTAGAACCGCTCCGTGAAGCACTGCCCCGCTTCCAGCCAGCCCAGGAACGCACTCCCGATGGACACGTCCAGCGTGGAGATGATCCGGTCTTGCGACAGGTACACCTCCACGTTGGTGCTCTCCGCCACCGTGCCCTGGTTGCACACGGTGACTTCCACCGGGAACGGCCCATTGGGCCAGGCACTGGGAGGACTGCTCACCTCCCGGACGACGAAGTCCGGGCCGGCAACCAATGCCTGTCGGGTCTGGTTCAGCGCCTCGGCTTCCTCCGCCGACGGTGCGCCGCAACCAACGGACCCGAGCAACGCCGATGCCGATACGAGAAGCAGGGCTCGGTTGACTCTCTCACTCATGTGGGTATTCCCCCTCGGGATGGCTCACTCGATTCAAAGACAAATCAAGGAGTTCTCGCGAGGGATACCCGTTTTCCAGGAGTAACTTCAAGTACTATCAAAAATTTACGCTGGCGCACGCACCATCAGTACGGGCCGCTCACCGCGTGCCATGACCTCTTGTGCCACCGAGCCCATGACAGCGCGCGCCACACCGGTGCGGCCGCGAGTGCCCATGCAGATGATGTCCACGCCATGGCGCTCGGCGGCCTGGAGGATGGTGCCCGCCACGTTGGCGCCGACCGCCACCTCCAGCTGCACCTGGCACCCGCGCTGCGCTGCCGCGCGCGGCACCCGCTGCTCGAGCTGCTGCCGGAGCGCCACGAGCTGCTCGGGCGTGGCGTGCTGCGCGACGTGGAGCAGATGGACCGTGCCGTTGGGAGGCACCAGCGCGCACGCGTAGGCGATGGCGCGGTCCGCCAGCTCCGAGAAGTCGGTCGTCACCAGCACCGAGCGCACGTGCGGCAGCTCCACCTCGGCCCCGTGTACCGCCGCCTTCACCGGCACGCTCACCACGGACATCTTCGCCAGGCGCAGCGCGTGGTGCGACACGCTCCACAGCTTGCCCAGCGCCTGGCGCTGGTGCGTGCCCACCACCAGCAGGTCCACCTGCTCCTCGGCGGCCAGCGCCACCAGGTGGTCCGCGATTCGGCCCACGCCCACCTCCACCCGGACGCGCACGGGCTTGCCGTCCTCCGCCAGGGGCTCCAGCAGCACGGCCGCCTCGCGCTCCAGCGCCTGGCGAAGCGAGGGCGTCACCTCGCCAAAGCCCAGGGGCTGCTCCAACCCCAGGCGCATCGCCTCCTCCTGGGCCCAGAAAACACGACCGCCCACCAGCTCCACGGGGCCGACCTTGCGCAGCGCCTTTACCCAGTCGCGCGCCGCCTCGAAGGGCAGCGAGCGGTCCACGCCCAGCATCACCTTGAGCGGCCGCTGCCCGCGCACCCACGCCTCCAGCGGCGCCACGTCGCGGGCCACCAGCAGCGGCGTCGCGAGCGACTGCGCCAGCCGGTCCAGCGTACCGCCCATGCCCAGGAACGGGTTCTCGTGGCTCGGCGTCGCCGTCACCACCAGCCGGGCGCCTTGCTTGGCGGCGAACTCCTGCAGCGCCGCGGCCGGCTCGCCCGTGAGCAGCGCGCGCTCCACCTTCGCGCCCAGCTTCTCCAGCCGGCGCGCCTCATCGCCCAGCGCGCCCTCGGCCGCCTCCATCAGCGGCTTGCCGAAGGCCCTGGCGGACTCGGCCGGCAGCACGTGGACGAGCCACAGGGGCTCTCCCAGCTTCCGGGCCAGCAGGGCCGCTGACTCGCAGGCGGTGTGGGCAGCGTGAGAGAAGTTGGTGGCGCAGACGATGGGCATGGTGCCTCCGGAAACGGCGGTCGTGGAACCTGCTGGCGCTTCTACTCCGTTCGGGGGGGAGCGCGCAGCACTTGTCCGGCGCTCACCTCGTGAAGCAGCGGCTGGCCGCGCTCGAAAGCCTGGAGGCTGGAGAGCGTGGTGTCGGCGATGTTGCCCAGCGCCTCGCGGGTGAGGAAGGCCTGGTGTGAGGTGACGAGCACATTGGGGAAGGTGAGCAACCGCGCCAGCACGTCGTCCTGGAGCACCTGGCCGCTCAGGTCCTGGAAGAAGATGCCCTCCTCCTCCTCATAGACGTCCAGCCCCGCCGCGCCGATGTGGCCCCGCTTGAGCGCGTCGATGAGGGCCCGGCTGTCGATGAGGGCGCCCCGGCCGGTGTTGATGATCATCACCCCACGCTTCATCTTCTCCAGCGCGGCGGCGTCCACGAGGTGGTGGGTGCCAGGCGTGAGCGGCACATGCAGGGAGATGATGTCCGCCTCGCGCAGCAGCGTCTCCAGCGGCACGTAGCGAGCGCCCAGCTCACGCTCCACCTCCGCTTCCGGCGCGGCGTCGAAGCACAGCAGCCGGCACCCGAAGCCGTGGAAGATGCGCGCCGCGGCCCGGCCAATGCGGCCAGTGCCCACCACCCCCACCGTCTTGCCGTGCAGGTCGAAGCCCACCAGCCCATCCAGGGAGAAGTTCCAGTCACGCACGCGCGCATGGGCCTGATGGATGCGGCGGTTGAGCGCCAGCACCAGCGCCACCGCGTGCTCGGCCACTGCGTAGGGCGAGTACTCGGGCACGCGCACCACCTTGAGGCCCAGCCGCGCCGCCGCCGCCAGGTCCACGTGGTTGTAGCCCGCCGAGCGCAGCGCCACGAGCCGTGTGCCGCCCGCGTGCAGCAACTCCAGCGTGGCGGCGTCCACCTTGTCGTTGACGAAGGAGCACACCGCGTCGAAGCCCTGCGCCAGCCGCGCCGTCTGCGCCGTGAGCCGGGGCTCGAAGAAGACGAGCGTGTGGCCGTAGCGGGCATTGGCCGCCTCCAGGGCCTCACGGTCGAACCGGTGGGTGTCGAAGACGGCCAGCTTCATGTCTCCTCCTCATTCCAAGAGGTTTTCCCAGCTTCCATCCAAGCATGTCCCCCCGGCAAGAGGGGGAGCAGGCATCTCGGGGCTCGTGTCACCCAGCATCGGGCGTCCCCACCCTAAGTCTTTATCTTCATGAGAGGCGCGGAGGTCCTCATGTTTCGATGCCCAACCTGTGGAGCATTCAACCGTGTCCCTCACCCGCCCCCGGGGGGTACCCCTACGTGTGGGCGCTGCCACGGCGCGCTCGACACGTCGGGCCAACCCCAAGCGGTCGGGGGGGAGGAACTCTCGCGAGCCGTTGTCTCCTCTCCAGTTCCGGTGCTGGTGGATCTGTGGGCCCCCTGGTGTGGCCCGTGCCGAGCAGCGGCCCCGGTGTTCGACGCCGTGGGGAGAGCCCAGGCAGGCAGGCTCATCGTCCTGAAGCTGAACACGGACGAGCACCCCGAGACCGCCTCCTCGCTGGGCGTCCGAGGCATCCCCACCTTCATCCTTTATATGGGAGGCCGTGAGGTGGCGCGCCGCAGCGGGATGATGCCCCGCGCGGAGCTGGAGCAGTGGATCCTGGATGCGCAGCAGGGAGGCTCTCCGGGCATGAGGGTGTAGCGAGGGGAGGAGGACGCCATGGAGGAAGACCTCACGCTGCTCACGGACCTGTACGAATTCGCGATGGTGGATGCCTACCTCGACGAAGGCATGCAGGACGAAGCGGTGTTCAGCCTCTTCGTCCGTCGGCTGCCGTCGCGGCGTAACTTCCTGCTCGCCTGTGGGCTGGAAGAGGCGCTGCGCTACCTGGAGACGCTGCGCTTCACGCCGGCGGCCCTGGACTACCTCGCCTCGCTGGGCCGCTTCTCGGACCGGCTGCTGCGCTACCTGGAGCGCTTCCACTTCTCCGGGGACGTGTGCGCCGTGCCCGAGGGCACCCCGGTGTTCGCCGAGGAGCCGCTGCTGGAGGTGGTGGCGCCGCTGCCCGAGGCACAGCTGGTGGAGACCTACCTCCTCAACCAGGTCCACCTGCAGACGCTGGCGGCCTCCAAGGCCGTACGGGTGACGGAGGCCGCGGCGGGCCGTCCGGTGATGGAGTTTGGCGTGCGGCGCACGCACGGTGTGGACGCGGGGATGAAGGTGGCGCGCGCGGCCTTCATCGCGGGCGTGGGAGCCACCTCCAACGTGCGGGCCGGGCGGCGCTACGGCATTCCCGTGGCGGGCACCATGGCGCACAGCTTCGTGCAGGCCCACGAGGACGAGTTGGAGGCCTTCCGTGCCTTCAGCAGCCGCTTCCCGGAGACCACGCTGCTCGTGGACACCTATGACACGCTGCGCGGTGTGCAGCACGTGGTGCGCCTGGCGCGCGAGCTGGGCGAGGCCTTCCAGGTGCGCGCGGTGCGGCTGGACTCCGGAGACATGCTGGCGCTGTCGCGCGCGACGCGGCAGATGCTGGACGAGGCGGGGTTGCAGCGCGTCAAGCTCATCGCCAGTGGCAACCTGGACGAGGATTCCATCCAGCGGCTGCTCTCCCAGGGGGCCCCCATCGACAGCTTCGGGGTGGGAACATCGCTGGGCGTGTCCTCGGACGTGCCCTGCCTGGACATGGTCTACAAGCTCGTGGCGTACGCGGGGAAGGACCGCATCAAGCTGTCCACCTCCAAGGTGCTCTACCCGGGGCGCAAGCAGGTGTACCGGGTGGAGGAGCACGGGGTAGCGCGCAAGGACGTGCTCGCCCGCCACGGAGAGATGGTGCCGGGGCGCCCGCTGCTGCGGCCGATGATGCGCGAAGGCAAGCGCGTGGCGGGGGCCTCGCCCTCGCTGGTGGAGATTCAGGAGCACACGCGGCGGGAGCTGTCGCGGCTGCCCCCCGAGGTCCGTCGCCTCGAGCCCCTCAACCCGCCCTACCGCGTGGAGGCCAGCCCCGTGGTGGCTTGGACGCGCGAGCAGCTCATCGAGGCGTGGGCCGCGACTCCCTGACGGGCCGCTCAGTGAACCGAGTCCTCGCCTGTCCCCCACGCCGTGGCGGGGCCCTCGGCGCGAGGGGCTCCCTGCGTGGCGGCGCGGGCGATGGGCAACCGGACCCGGAACACGGAGCCCTGGCCGGGGGTGCTCTCCACCTCGATATGGCCACCGTGGGCCTCGACGATACGGCGCGCGACGGAGAGCCCCAGGCCCGCGCCGGGCGCTCGCTCGCGCGCCCCCCGCGCCCGCTGGAAGGCAGCGAAGAGGCGGAGCTGCTCCTCGGCGGAGATGCCGATGCCCTGGTCGGCGACGGAGAGCGCGGCCTCCTCGCCCTGACGCTCCACGGTCACCTCCACGCGCGTGCCCACGGGGGAGTACTTCAGGGCATTGCTCACCAGGTTGTTGAGCACCTGCTCGATGCGGATGCCGTCACAGCACAGGGGCACGGGCGTCTCGGGCAGGGACAGGCGCAGCTCATGGCCCGGCCCGGTGGCCTGGTACAGCTCCACCACGGCGCGCGCCAGCTCGCGGGCGTCACGCTCCTCGAGCTGCAGCTCCAGCTTGCCGGCCTCGATGCGGGTGGAGTCCAGCAAGTCTCCCACCATGCGGTCCAGGCGCTCCACCTGCCGGCGCGCGAGCGCGAACATCTTCTGGAGGCGCTCGGGAGAGACCTCGGCGCGGCCCGGGGCGGCGAACGCGGTGGACATCTTCAGCGCGGACAGCGGGTTGCGGAGGTCATGCGCCACCCCCGCCAGGAACGTGAGCTGATCCTCCTGCTGGCGGGTGATGGAGGAGGCCATCTCATTGAAGGTGCGCGCTACCTCGCGCAGCTCCAGGGGCCCGGTCTCGGCCGCGCGGGTGCGCTTGCGCCCGGAGGCGAAGCGGCGCATGGCCTGGCGCACCTGGGCCACCGGTCGCAGAACGGCACGGCGCACCCAGACGAGCGAGACGAGCAGCCCGATGAGGAGCAGCGCGGCGAGGATGGGGCCTCCCAGGCGGGTCAGCCGGTCCCAACGCGCGGCCTCGGCCTCGGCGTGACGGGCCTGCTTCACCTTGAGCTCGATGAGCTCTTCCAGGGAGACCAGGGCCTGATCCAGATCCGCGCCAGCCCGAGGAGACAGCCGCGCCGAGTACTCGCCATGTGCCTCCCGCTGGGCGATGAGGTAGTGCGCCACCCGCTGGCGGAGGTCGGCGATGCGCTCGCTCTCCTCCGGGGTGGTCGCGGTGCGAGAGATCTCCTCCATGAGGGTTGTCAGCTGCGTCTCCAGGAAGAAGAGCTGACGAACCCGGTCATCCGGTGCGCCGGACAGCTCATTGCTCTGGCGGTAGTGGGTGAGGAGCTCCACCTCCAGCTCCTCGGCGAGCCGGACGCCCTCGACGCTGGAGCCGAGGCTGCCGGTGACGCGGTGCAGGTAGCTGGTGAGCAGCCAGAGCGACGCAGCGGCCGCCAGCACGAGTACCCCAAGCACCGTCACCAGCGAGGTGAACATGGCCTTGAGGCTCATGAAGCCTCCACGCGCGACGGTACGAGCAGGCCTCCAGGGAATCCTTCCACGCAAGACCTCCTGGAGGAGGAACAACGCCGGGCGTGAATCTCCCCTCCTCATGGAGGCAACAAGCGCGCGTGGGGGGACCCGGCGCGCGCCTGCTCGGAGAGGGAGCCAGGGGCTCAGCGCCCGAAGCCCCCCAGGGCGGTGCGGCTGAAGCTGGCGGCACCCTGGCTCACGCGCACGGCGGACTGACTGAAGACATTGAAGGCCTGGCGGATCTCCTGAGCGCTCTGGCCCGGGGTGAGGATCCACTTGTCTTCGATGCCCATGTCTCGGAACACCTTGCGGAAGTCCGTGGTGCCGTCGCTGATGCCCATGGCGGCGACGATGTGGTTCTCGGCGCGCTGCAGGTCCTTCACCAGCGCGGCGACGTCCTTGGCGCGCGAGTTCTGCGAGTGGCAATCCCCGCCGTCGGTGATGAGCAGGGTGACGGTGCGGGCGGACACGCCGTTGCGGGTGAACTCCTGGGCCTTGGCGAGCACGGTGCCCAGCAGCACCACGGTCTGGTCATACAGGGGGGTGCCGAGGCTGGGGTTGTAGTTCTTGTCATGCATCCGCACGACGTCCTCGATGGGGCGGTACGGGTTGAGGACCGAGCCGTTGAGGTAGCGGGTGTGGAAGAGGACGGTGTCGCGCTGCTTGCTGGAGAGCAGTGCGTCGAGGACGAGGTTGTGGCCGTCGCAGACGAGCTGAGCGTTGTTGGCGTGCTGGATGCTGCCGGAGTCATCCGGCATGACAGTGACGAGGACGACCTCGCTGGACTGGACGTCATCCACGCTGATGCCGAGGCCGGCCTGGATCTGCGCGCCGAGGTCCACGACGGTGAGGGCCTGGAGGCCGGCGGGGCTGAGGACTCCCTCGGCGTGAGCGGCCTGGAAGAGCTGCGAAACCTGGGTGCCATTGCTGGTGCTCATGACAGTTTCCTCCCTTCTTCGTGTGGATCAGCCGATGCGCAGGTCGGGCCAGCTGGCGAGCGGGGTGGTCGACTTCACCAGGTGCATGCCGGCATCGGCGAAGCGCTTGAGCGCGGCGTCGGCCTGCGGCGTGAAGTCCGCGGCGAACCCGCCCTTGCCATCCGGCACGGTGACGGCCGACATGCAGTCGGTGAGCAGGTACACCTTGCGAGCGAGCGCGGCGTCCTGGGCGACGATCTCCGTGAGCAGGTCATCGATGGAGCTCTTCACGCAGTGGCTGGCGGCCTGGCCTGCGATGACGACGGCGTCGGCGGTGAGCAGCGTCTTGATGAACTGGGTGTTGCGCTGCGCCAGGGGCTGTCCGTCGTGGCGGCTGAGCACCTCGGGGCGCAGCACCGAGTAGTTCTCGGTGAGAGGGTTGCCACCCTTCACCTCGCACCACGACTGGCTGCTTCGAGCGAAGGCATGGAACAGGCGGGCCTCCTGCACCACGCCGGCCAGCGCGTGCCCGTCGCCACCGAGCAGGCAGTGCGGCGGCCAGAGATAGAGGGTGTACTTCCCGGCGCGCTCCAATTCCTCGCAGTAGTACTTCACCTGCTTGAGCAGCCAGGGGTAGTTGCCGCCGCACAGCCACTTGGCCACGGCGGGGTTGGGGCGGACCTGCCCGCGCTCGATCTGCTCCCGCGTCACCTCGCGGTACGGGGTGAGCTGCTGGTCGTTCTGGTCCACCCAGAACGAGGGGAAGAAGATCTGGTAGGCGAAGTGCGTGTCGAGGGTGGTGGTGACGTTCGTGAGGGCGCCGAGGTTGCGGTACATGAACTCGGCGATGCGGCGGCTGTCATCGATGGCGCCCTTGCCGCTGCGGCCGGCGACGTAGAGCGAGCCCTCGGGGAAGCAGAAGTCCTTCTGCACGTCGATGAGCAGCAGGTGCAGGTTGAACGTGTCGGTGGCGGACGGGGTGACGTCGTTGGCGGCGCGCCACGTGGCCGCCTCTCCCTGCAGCTTCCCGGCGTTCGGGCCGTAGCCGTAGTTGCCTGCGTTATCGGGCCGGTAGAACGACGGAAGCGGAAGCTCCTTGATCGGGTTCTTCATGGCTCTGCCCTCCTGACTGCGCCTGACTGCCATCCCCTTCGTGTTTCTTCTACACCAACATAGTGTCTGAACGACACCATGTCAAGTCGATGAGGCCTGGCGCTCGTCAGGCATTGCCTCGAGCGCGCACGGCGGACTCAGGACATGCGCAGCCCGGTGATGTCCTGGCCGCGCACGACGGTGAGCCCTCCTCGGGTGAGGAAGAGTCGGCAGTCGGCGTCGACGAAGGGCTCGGCATCGGGGAAGTCGCGGATGGCCTCGAGGCGACCCTGGCGCAGCTCCACCCGCGTCAACCCAACATCCGTGGCGGCGAAGAGCACATCCCCCGCGGCGCACTTGCCGCGCAGGGAGCCAAGCCACGAGCCGTCGCCTGCCTCGGCGTGAGCGCTGGCCCGCACCGCGCCATCGGCGCCCACCACGACGCAGTGGTGGACGGTGCGTCCGTTGCTCTCCTCCGCGAGGAACAGCCAGGCGTTCTGCCCCTCGAAGAGGCACTCCACGTCCACGAGCCTGCCCGCGGGCCACGGCAACACCAGGCCGTCCTTGATGCCGGAGCGCGCGGCGTCGAACACGAAGGCGCCGCGCAGGTTGCCCGCGCGGTGGAAGCCCAGCCCGAAGCGAGGCCCGACGAAGAGCCGCGTCTGCCCCTGCAGCACGTCACCGATGCGCTCGGGGCCCAGGGCGCCATCCCTCCACAGTCCGCCCGCCTGGGCCCAGTAGCGGTGGCGCAGGTTGGCCGCGAAGGCAGGGCGGCCTTCCGGAGCGTCCACGCCCAGCCGCTCCGGCGCGCGGCCTGGAGCGAGCACCGCCAGCTCTCCCCCTCTCCCCACGAGCGTCACCTCGCCCTGAAGCGCCCAGTGGAGCGACGGGTCGAGCGGCCCTTGGAGCACGGTGCGCCCATCCTCGCGTCGGTAGGCGCCATCCGCGTGATAGAGCCAGCGCAGCACGCCCTCTTCCGCGCACGCGTGGACGAGCACGCCGCGCGTGGAGAACAGCCGCGTGGCGGTCACCTCCCCGCGCGCGGCGCTCACCGGCGTCACGGTGGCGGCGGCGTGAGGGCTGCACGTCGGGCACGCGAGGCGGGCGTGCTCAACGCCGCACGAGGCGCAGGCGGTGAAGCGCAGCACGTCCAGCAGACGAGGCGGGAAGGGGCCGCGCACGTCCTCGACGAAGACCCGGTGGAGCTGGTGCAGCACGTCATCCGGGAGCGTGGCCAGCGGCAGCGCGGGCTTGGGGTACTGCACCTCTGGATGGAACACGGTGAGGCGCTGATGGACACGGGCTGCAGGGGTGGCGCGAGGCGTCGGCGGCGAGGGCCGGTGGATGCCGCCATAGGGCCCCACACACAGCAGACTCTGCATCAGGGCCACGGTGAAGGCGTACCAGTCGCTGTCCGGCGAGGCCGGGCGGCCCGGGTTGAGAGCGGCGCCCGTGCCGGTGAGGCGCAGTGGATCCAGGAAGCGCTCGGTGAAGACGGCGGAGAGGAAGGCGCCGAACTGGAAGCTGTCGGCGTCGATGAGGTACGCCTCCGCGCCCGAGACGAGGACGTTGAGATCATTGAAGTCCCCCACCACCACGCCGCCGCCGTGGACGGCCTCCAGGGTGTGGTGCAGGCCACGCAGCACCTCGACGACGCGCGCGGAGGTGGCGCCGGAGCGCCGGAAGGCGGGGTCACTGAAGCGCCGCAGCGGCTCGACGCTCTCCAGCTTGCGCATGGCATAGCCCAGCAGGGTGCGCCCGTTGCGCCCCGTGGCCAGCGTCTGCGGCACCACCACACGGGCCGGCATCACCTTCGGAAAGGCGGGCAGCTTGCGCTGGTGCTCATCCAACCGCGCGCGGGCGGCGGCCTGCTCCTCCGGCAGCCCCTGGTAGTCCGGGTGCTCGGGAGGCTTGAAGACCTTGAGGGCTCGCCCATCGCCCAGGTCGAACACATCCGCCTCGCCGCCCTTGCCGAGCGCGCGCGTGGGGTCTACCCGTACCTTCTTCCCTTCCAGGTAGAGGTCCATGGCGTCACACCCTCTCCATGCGGCGGCGCAGGACGATGAGGGTGGTGTCATCGGCCAGCAGCCCCGGCGTGCGCACGAGGCGGCGCGCGGTGAAGTCGGCGCGGACGGACTCCCGGCCGAGCAGCGTGAGCCGACGGCGCAGCGCATCCGGGTTCTGGAAGTAGCGCTCGTTGGACCAGTACTGAGACAGCGGGCCCACCGGCTCCTCGGTCTCGGCCACCCGGGCCTCGGTGAGCTTGCCGAGGTCCACCGCGCCATCCGTGCCCAGCATCAGCGCCACCACTTCTTCGGTGGGCACGAGCGCCTGCCGCTCCAGGGGCACTGCTCCCTCGGACAGCAGCCCATAGGCGAGGTACGGCGGAGCGTTGTGGGGGAAGGGCCCCAGCGCGTGTACCTCCCCATTGAGGGCCCACAGCCCATCTCCCGCCGAGAACACCAGCGTGCGCGAGGGTGTCACCACCGCGCCCACCACCGTGAACAACAGGTGCTCACCCACGAGCGAGGAGCCCAGTTGCGAGGTAAGCGAGGAGAGGAAGCCCAGCACCTCGGCGCGCACCGTCTCGAGGAACTCGGGCGCCTCCAGGGAGATGCCCCGCTCGAGCACCGCGAGGGCCACATCGGCCACGCACCGTGCGCCGAGCTGCGCGCCCACCTCGCTATGGGCCGCGCTGCCACACCCGTCCGTCACCACGGCGGCGAGCACGTCCCCCCGAGAACGCACGCACAGCGCATCCTGGTTGTTGCGGCCCGCGCGAGCGTGCTCGCGGCCCATCACGGAGGCAGCGGCGATATCGAAGGCAGGAAGCATGGGACACACCTCTCCCGAGCCCCGCGCACGGGGTCGGTGGAACGGGTGGGGACAGTCAGCGGTGGAGCGGCTACAGCTCGAAGTTGAAGCCGGCCTTCTCGAGCTGTTTGTACTTCTTGTGGTCGAACCGGTAGAGGCGCGCGGCGCGGTGGGAGACGTCCTGCTCCACCTCGTCGAGCTCCTCCAGCAAGTCCATGGAGAGGATCTTCTTGCGGAAGTTCCGCTTGTCGAGCTCGCGCTCCAGAATCACCTCATAGAGCCGCTGGAGCTGGGTGAGGGTGAACTTGGGCGGCAGCAGCTCGAAGCCGATGGGCTGGTAGCGCACCTTGCCCTTGAGCCGCTGGAGCGCCGTGGCGAGCACGTCCGAATGGTCGAACGCCAGCTTCGGCGTATCCCAGACGGAGAACCAGGCCGCCTCGCGCGCGTCCGTCGCGGCATGCACGACGTTGTGGTCGCTCAGCTTCACCAGGGCGAAGTACGCCACGGTGACGACGCGCCCCCGAGGGTCCCGGCTCGGCTCTCCGAAGGTGTAGAGCTGCTCCAGGTGGCTGGGGCGGATGCCGGCCTCCTCCGCCAGCTCCCGGCGCGCCGCGTCCTCCAGCGACTCCTCCATCCGAACGAAGCCGCCGGGCAGCGCCCACTTGCCCACGAAGGGCTCCACGCCCCGCTGGATGAGGAGCACCTTCAGGTCTCCCTCATCCATCCCGAACACCACGCAGTCCACCGTCAAGGCGGGCCGTGGGTACTCGTAGGTGTG
This portion of the Hyalangium ruber genome encodes:
- a CDS encoding protein phosphatase 2C domain-containing protein; this translates as MLPAFDIAAASVMGREHARAGRNNQDALCVRSRGDVLAAVVTDGCGSAAHSEVGAQLGARCVADVALAVLERGISLEAPEFLETVRAEVLGFLSSLTSQLGSSLVGEHLLFTVVGAVVTPSRTLVFSAGDGLWALNGEVHALGPFPHNAPPYLAYGLLSEGAVPLERQALVPTEEVVALMLGTDGAVDLGKLTEARVAETEEPVGPLSQYWSNERYFQNPDALRRRLTLLGRESVRADFTARRLVRTPGLLADDTTLIVLRRRMERV
- the trxA gene encoding thioredoxin, which gives rise to MFRCPTCGAFNRVPHPPPGGTPTCGRCHGALDTSGQPQAVGGEELSRAVVSSPVPVLVDLWAPWCGPCRAAAPVFDAVGRAQAGRLIVLKLNTDEHPETASSLGVRGIPTFILYMGGREVARRSGMMPRAELEQWILDAQQGGSPGMRV
- a CDS encoding HAMP domain-containing sensor histidine kinase; the encoded protein is MSLKAMFTSLVTVLGVLVLAAAASLWLLTSYLHRVTGSLGSSVEGVRLAEELEVELLTHYRQSNELSGAPDDRVRQLFFLETQLTTLMEEISRTATTPEESERIADLRQRVAHYLIAQREAHGEYSARLSPRAGADLDQALVSLEELIELKVKQARHAEAEAARWDRLTRLGGPILAALLLIGLLVSLVWVRRAVLRPVAQVRQAMRRFASGRKRTRAAETGPLELREVARTFNEMASSITRQQEDQLTFLAGVAHDLRNPLSALKMSTAFAAPGRAEVSPERLQKMFALARRQVERLDRMVGDLLDSTRIEAGKLELQLEERDARELARAVVELYQATGPGHELRLSLPETPVPLCCDGIRIEQVLNNLVSNALKYSPVGTRVEVTVERQGEEAALSVADQGIGISAEEQLRLFAAFQRARGARERAPGAGLGLSVARRIVEAHGGHIEVESTPGQGSVFRVRLPIARAATQGAPRAEGPATAWGTGEDSVH
- a CDS encoding nicotinate phosphoribosyltransferase, translating into MEEDLTLLTDLYEFAMVDAYLDEGMQDEAVFSLFVRRLPSRRNFLLACGLEEALRYLETLRFTPAALDYLASLGRFSDRLLRYLERFHFSGDVCAVPEGTPVFAEEPLLEVVAPLPEAQLVETYLLNQVHLQTLAASKAVRVTEAAAGRPVMEFGVRRTHGVDAGMKVARAAFIAGVGATSNVRAGRRYGIPVAGTMAHSFVQAHEDELEAFRAFSSRFPETTLLVDTYDTLRGVQHVVRLARELGEAFQVRAVRLDSGDMLALSRATRQMLDEAGLQRVKLIASGNLDEDSIQRLLSQGAPIDSFGVGTSLGVSSDVPCLDMVYKLVAYAGKDRIKLSTSKVLYPGRKQVYRVEEHGVARKDVLARHGEMVPGRPLLRPMMREGKRVAGASPSLVEIQEHTRRELSRLPPEVRRLEPLNPPYRVEASPVVAWTREQLIEAWAATP
- a CDS encoding universal stress protein; this encodes MPIVCATNFSHAAHTACESAALLARKLGEPLWLVHVLPAESARAFGKPLMEAAEGALGDEARRLEKLGAKVERALLTGEPAAALQEFAAKQGARLVVTATPSHENPFLGMGGTLDRLAQSLATPLLVARDVAPLEAWVRGQRPLKVMLGVDRSLPFEAARDWVKALRKVGPVELVGGRVFWAQEEAMRLGLEQPLGFGEVTPSLRQALEREAAVLLEPLAEDGKPVRVRVEVGVGRIADHLVALAAEEQVDLLVVGTHQRQALGKLWSVSHHALRLAKMSVVSVPVKAAVHGAEVELPHVRSVLVTTDFSELADRAIAYACALVPPNGTVHLLHVAQHATPEQLVALRQQLEQRVPRAAAQRGCQVQLEVAVGANVAGTILQAAERHGVDIICMGTRGRTGVARAVMGSVAQEVMARGERPVLMVRAPA
- a CDS encoding 2-hydroxyacid dehydrogenase codes for the protein MKLAVFDTHRFDREALEAANARYGHTLVFFEPRLTAQTARLAQGFDAVCSFVNDKVDAATLELLHAGGTRLVALRSAGYNHVDLAAAARLGLKVVRVPEYSPYAVAEHAVALVLALNRRIHQAHARVRDWNFSLDGLVGFDLHGKTVGVVGTGRIGRAAARIFHGFGCRLLCFDAAPEAEVERELGARYVPLETLLREADIISLHVPLTPGTHHLVDAAALEKMKRGVMIINTGRGALIDSRALIDALKRGHIGAAGLDVYEEEEGIFFQDLSGQVLQDDVLARLLTFPNVLVTSHQAFLTREALGNIADTTLSSLQAFERGQPLLHEVSAGQVLRAPPRTE
- a CDS encoding cysteine hydrolase family protein, whose translation is MKNPIKELPLPSFYRPDNAGNYGYGPNAGKLQGEAATWRAANDVTPSATDTFNLHLLLIDVQKDFCFPEGSLYVAGRSGKGAIDDSRRIAEFMYRNLGALTNVTTTLDTHFAYQIFFPSFWVDQNDQQLTPYREVTREQIERGQVRPNPAVAKWLCGGNYPWLLKQVKYYCEELERAGKYTLYLWPPHCLLGGDGHALAGVVQEARLFHAFARSSQSWCEVKGGNPLTENYSVLRPEVLSRHDGQPLAQRNTQFIKTLLTADAVVIAGQAASHCVKSSIDDLLTEIVAQDAALARKVYLLTDCMSAVTVPDGKGGFAADFTPQADAALKRFADAGMHLVKSTTPLASWPDLRIG
- a CDS encoding NUDIX hydrolase, with the protein product MSHTYEYPRPALTVDCVVFGMDEGDLKVLLIQRGVEPFVGKWALPGGFVRMEESLEDAARRELAEEAGIRPSHLEQLYTFGEPSRDPRGRVVTVAYFALVKLSDHNVVHAATDAREAAWFSVWDTPKLAFDHSDVLATALQRLKGKVRYQPIGFELLPPKFTLTQLQRLYEVILERELDKRNFRKKILSMDLLEELDEVEQDVSHRAARLYRFDHKKYKQLEKAGFNFEL